The stretch of DNA TCTCGGTGCCGTACAGCGCCCACGCCGCCGCCTCCGTCTCGGGGTCCCAGGGGCCAGCCGGAAGCGAGGTCGCGTGGTCCTGCACGATCAGGAGGGCGCGGAGCCATTCTAGCTCCTCCCCGGTCAGCTCGCGGGTGGACCCGGGCCGTCCGAAGAGGAGGTCGTGGATGCCCAGCAGCCGCTCCAGTTCCTCGCCCGGGTCGGCGTGGTCGTCGGCGCGGAGGTTGACCCAGTCGTCGGTCAGGCCGCCGTAGCCGCGCCTCGGCCCCACGCACAGCAGGGCCGCCGACTGCCGCCCCCGTTTGTCCCCGCCCGCCGCGTCCCCGGCCCGCAACGCGGCGAGCAGGCGACGGGGGAGGGGCTGGCCCTCGGCGGCTTCCCACTCCACGCGCATCGCTTCCACGACCTCCGGCCCGGTCAGGATGTTGCCCTGAATCGCCACGTCCGGCCCGGTGAAGCCCCCCGCCCAGGCGTGGCAGCCCTCGCCGCTGAAGGTCACGCTGCGCCCGTCCGCCCCCACGATGCCGAACTGCCGCTGCGCGATGTCGGGGTCGGTGCGCCGGAACTCGGCGGCAACCTCCTCCGGCGAGAGGCCCTGCGAGAGCAGCCGCAACCCGTCGGGGCCGTAGTTGGGGTTCACGTAGCTCTGGGTGGCGACCGCGCCCACACCCGCCCGCGCGAAGGGCACCAGGGCGCCGACCGCCAGAAACTTGCTCGCCACGGCGACGCCGAGGTCGCCCGTCACCGGGTCGCGGCCCACGATGGAAAAGGTCATGGGGGGAGCATAGCGGCGCCGAGGGTCAGGACTGGGGGCTAGGCTGCGGCCATGCTCCTCAAAGCCTGTCTGAACGGGGACCGCCCGGCGGGAAGTCATCCGGCGCTGCCCGTTACCCCGCTGGAACTCGCCCAGGCTGCGCGGGACGCGGTGGAAGCGGGTGCCGGGGCACTCCACCTGCATCCCCGCGACGGGGAAGGCCGCGAATCGCTGGAGGATGGGGTGGTGGCCGCCGCGCTGGGGGCGGTGCGGGCCGCCTGCCCCGGCATTCCCGTCGGCATCTCCAGCGGCTTCTGGATCCTGCCCGACGTGGAGGCCCAACTCGCCGTCGCCCGCGCCTGGACGGTGCGCCCCGATTTCGTCTCGGTGAACTGGCACGAAGCGCACGCGGTCGCCCTGGCCGAGACCCTCCTCGGTCTGGATGTGGGTGTGGAAGCCGGGGTGTGGACCGTGGACGCGGCGCGGGCGTCGCTGGCGTGGCCGGGGCGTGACCGGGCCTTGCGCGTGCTCGTCGAGGTGATGGACCGGGAACCCTCCGGGGCGCGGATGGAGGCGGCGGCCATTCTTAACCTGTTGGACGGGGCGGACAGAACGCCTCCCCGGCTGCTCCACGGCGCGGGGCCGAGTGCCTGGTCGCTGCTGGAGGAAGCGGGGCGGCTGGGGCTGGACACCCGCGTCGGTCTGGAAGACACCCTGACCCTCCCGGACGGCACGCCTGCACTGGACAACGCCGACCTCGTCCGGGTCGCGCGGGCCGTGTTAGCCTCCGCCGGATGACCCCGCCACCCACCTTCGCCGCCCTCGTCACCGACCGCACCCGCCGCCTGGGGACCCGGCTGTGCGTGGGACTGGACCCCCGCCTGAGCCTTTACCGCGACCCCGCGCATCTGCGGGGGCACACGCTGGACGTGCTGGAGGCGACCGCGCCCTATGCGGCCTGCGTCAAGCCGCAACTCGCCTTTTTCGAGGCGCTGGGACTTCCCGGCTTCACGCTGCTGGAAGAGGTCTGCGCGGCGGCCCGCACCCTGGGGCTGCCCGTCCTGCTCGACGGCAAGCGCGGCGATATCGGCTCCACGGCGGAGGCCTACGCGCAGGGGTGGCTGGCGGGAGGGCACGCGGGCGACGCCCTCACCGTGAATCCCTTCCTGGGCTTCGGCACGCTGACCCCCTTCGTGGAGGCGGCGCGGGCCAATGGCGGCGCGGTCTTCGTCCTCGTCAAGACGAGCAACCCCGACCAGGCCGACCTCCAGGGCGGCGGCCTCAGCGAGCGGGTGGCGGCGGAGGTGGCGCGGCTGGGGGCGGAGGAGGAGGGCGAGTATGCCAGCGTCGGCGCGGTCGTGGGCGCCACCCACCCCGGCGACCTCGCCGCGTTCCGGACTGCCATGCCCCGCGCCCTGCTGCTGCTGCCCGGCCTGGGGGCGCAGGGGGCCGCCGCCGCCGACCTCACCCCGGCCTTTCACCCCGGCGGGACAGGGGCGCTGGCGAGCGCGAGCCGGGCCGTGCAGTACGCGCAGGGCCTGAGCGTGGTAGCGAGCCGTGACGCGGCCCAGCGCCTTCGCAACGAACTCAACGCCGCGCTGACCTAGCCTCCCTTCACCCGAACCGAGACAAACCTGCCCGCCTCGCCGCGCACACTCGGCCCTATGAAGCCCAAACCGCTGAAGGAACAGGTCATCGTGATCACGGGCGCGTCGAGCGGCATCGGCCTGAGCACGGCGCGGCTGGCGGCGCACGAGGGGGCGCGGCTGGTCCTGGCCGCCCGCAGCGAGGAAGCCCTGCGGCAACTCGCGGACGAGCTCACGGCGGCGGGCAGGCAGGCCGTCCCCGTCGTGGCCGACGTGAGCCGGGAGGAGGACGTGGCCCGCATCGCGGAGGTCGCCCAGAGCAGCTTCGGCGGCTTTGACACCTGGGTGAACAACGCGGGCGTGGGGATGTATGGGCGGCTGCTGGAGTCGGACGTGGAGGACATGCGCCGCCTCTTCGACATCAACTTCTGGGGGGTGGTGTACGGCTCGCGGGTGGCTGTTTCGCACCTACGCGAGCGCGGTGGCACGCTGATCAATGTGGGGAGCGTGGTGTCCGAGCAGGCGATTCCCCTTCAAGGCGCATACGGGGCCTCCAAGCATGCGGTCAAGGCCTTTACCGACACGCTGCGAATGGAGCTGGAGCACGACGGGGTGCCCGTGACCGTCACCCTGATCAAGCCTGGCCCCATCGACACGCCGTTCCCCCTGCACGCCCGTTCGTACCTCCCCACCGAGCCCAAGCACGTGCCGCCCGTCTACGCCCCGGAGGTCGTCGCCCGCGCCATCCTGCACGCGGCGGCCAAACCCACCCGTGAACTGTTCGTGGGGGGCGGCGGCAAGGGCATGGCAGCGTCGGGCATGCTCGCGCCCGCCGCCACCGAGAAGTTGATGGCCGAGGTCGCCCTGCCCGGCATGCAAAGTGACCGCCCCCCGCTGCCGGAGGAGGCCCACATCCTCTATCACCCTTCGGGCAAGTTGGAGGAACGCGGCGATTACGACGGCACCGTGCGCGGGACGAGCGCGTACACGGCCGCCGCTCGGAACCGGGGCCTGATTCTGGGCCTCGCGGGTGTGGCGCTCGCGGCGGTGGCTCTGGGGCGGGCGCGGCGCTGACCTCACGGTGCCAACTTGAAGAAGTGCTCCAGACGGCGCTCATCCTGTCCGCTTCAGCGGGGCGCAGGGTGGGCGGCGTCCCTTGCGTTCTTCCCCATTCATTCCCACGAGGTTTCCCATGACCACCTACCGCAAACTCGGCCGCAGCGGCCTGCACCTCTTTCCCCTCGGTCTCGGCTCCATGCAGTTCGGCTGGAGCGCCGACGAGGCCGCGTCCTTTGAACTGATGGATGCCTACGCCGAGGCGGGCGGCAATTTCATCGACACCGCCGACATCTACACCACCTGGACGCCCGGCAATCCCGGTGGCGTTTCCGAGGAGATCATCGGGCGCTGGCTGAAATCGCGCGGGCGCCGCGACGACATGGTGATCGCCACCAAGGTGCGCGGGCCGATGGGCGAAGGGGGCCGTGAGGGGCGGGACAGCATCCACCAGCGCGAGGGGCTGTCGCGCCGCTGGATTCTCAAGGCCTGCGAGGACAGCCTGCAAAGGCTCGGGGTGGATCACATCGACCTGTATCAGGCCCACTGGGTCGATAACCAGACCCCCATCGAGGAGACGATGGAGGCCTTTACCGAACTCGTGAAGCGCGGGTACGTGCGCTACCTCGGCGCGTCGAACTACTCGGCGTGGCGGCTGATGCAGGCGCTGTGGACGAGTGACAAGAAGGGCCTAGAGAGCTTCGTCAGCCTCCAACCCGAGTACAGCCTGCTCTCGCCCACGCGGGCCAACTTCGAGCGCGAGCTGGGGCGGGTGTGCGTGGAATACGGCTTGGGCGTGATTCCCTGGAGCCCGCTGGGTGGCGGCATGCTGACCGGGAAGTACAAGCGCGGCGCCCCCCTCCCCGACAGCGTGCGGGCCGAGGGCAATGCCCGCAGCCGCTTCAGCGACCGCAACTTCGACATTGTGGAGACGCTGGAGGCCGTGGCGGGTCGTCACGGCGCGAAGCCCGCGCAGGTGGCCCTCGCGTGGATGCTCGCCCAGCCCGGCGTGACCGCGCCCATCATCGGGGCGAACAGCGTGGCGCAACTGACCGACCTGCTGGGCACGCTCGACCTCACCCTGACCCCCGACGACCTCGCCGAGATCAGCCGCGTGAGCGACTGGGAACGGGCGCGGACGGAGTTGGAGCGGTAAAGGGAGGGTCTTAGCCCCCGTCGAGCGTGAGGTCGCCGGAGTTGCCCTCGAGAAGTGGTGGAACCTCAAACAACACTTTAAACGGTTGTCCGACATTCCCCAGCAGGTTGGAGCCTTTCTCAAAGGTGCAATCCCTGACGACTACCGGCCCCGGAAACCAGTTGTCGAAGAAATTGACGAAGCCCCCGAACCGGCACCGCTCCAGGCGGAATTCCGTCGGGGGTTCGTTGTGCCCCCCGCATTGGAAGTCCACGCCCTGCGCGAAGGAGCAGTGGGCAAAGGTGGCTCCCGCCAGAAAGTAGGTGGCGTAGAAGTCAGCCCACTCAAAGGTGCAGTCCTCCATGACAACGGGCGCGTGGAAGGCCGCGCAGGTTCCGAGCAGAGACTCGACGTGACAGCGGCGCAGGATGACGGGGGCGCCCACCTGTTGGTCAGGCAGGTCATAGAACCGCAGCTCCCCTGTGATGGTCGCGTCCTCCACGGGCTGCTCCTGCAAAAGCAGTGCGAGAGCTTCTTCGGCGGGGAGGCGGCGGCTCATTCCTCTCCTGCCTCCCCATGCGCCTCCCGCAGCTTGCGCCAGCGCTCCGCGACCCGCGCCTCCCAGCCCTCACCGGTCGGTTCGTAGAGGTCGAGCTGGACGCCGTCTGGGAGGTAGTTCTGCTCGAAGCTACCCTCCGGGTCATCGAAGTAGTAGGCGTAGCCCTTCCCGTACCCCTGCCCCCGCATCAGCGCGGTGGGTGCATTGCGGAGGTGCAGGGGAATGGGCAGATTGTCGCCCTCCCTCACGGCATTCAGCGCGTTTTTCCACGCCACGTAGACCGAGTTGCTCTTGGGGGCCAGCGCGAGGTACACGACCGCCTGCGCGAGCGCGAGGTCGCCTTCCGGACTGCCCAGAAACTCCGCCGTGTCGCGGGCCGCGACCGCCAGCCGCAGCGCCTGCGGGTCAGCGAGACCGATGTCCTCGGCGGCCATCCGCACGATCCGGCGGGCGACATACATCGTGTCCGCCCCGCCCTCGATCATGCGAGCGAGCCAGTAGAGAGAAGCGTCCACATGCGACCCCCGCACCGACTTGTGCAGCGCGGAGATCAGGTTGTAGAAGTCCTCGCCGCTCTTGTCCATCGCGGGAAGGTGGCGGCCAAAGGCTTCCGTGACGGCCTCGGGAGTCACCGGCTCGGCCAGGGTCGCGGCCACCTCCAGCGTGGACAGTGCCCGCCGCGCGTCCCCATCCGCCAGCCGGGCCAGCAGGTCGAGGGCCTCGGGCTGGGCCGTCACCCCCGGCAGCCCACGTGGGTCGCTCAAGGCACGCTCCAGCAGCCCGCGCACGTCCTCGTGCGACAGCGGTTCGAGCACCAGCGTCCGCGCCCGCGACCGGAGGGCCGGGTTCACCTCGAAGCTGGGATTCTCGGTCGTGGCGCCCACCAGGGTCAGCAACCCCGACTCGACGTGGGGCAGGAGGGCGTCCTGCTGCGCCTTGTTGAAGCGGTGAATCTCGTCCAGAAAGAGGATGGTGCGTTGGCCCCGGCCCCGGAGCCGCTCGGCCTCCGCGACGGCCTCGCGCACGTCCTTGACGCCCGCCGACACCGCCGAGAGCGGGATGAAGTGGGCGCCGACCTCGCCCGCGATCAGCCGCGCCAGGGTCGTTTTGCCCACGCCGGGTGGTCCCCACAGGATCAGCGAGCCCAGCCGCCTGGACGCCAGCAGCCGGGTCAGCGGCTTGCCCGGCCCCAGCAGGTGCGTCTGCCCCACGACCTCCGAGACGGTGCGCGGGCGCAGGCGTTCGGCGAGGGGGGCGGGTGGGTCGAAGAGGGTCACGGGGGAGAGCATAGGACGCGGCCCACCCGTAACGGGGCTCAGCAAGCTTGCGGAACCTTTCGGAGCCGGGCCGGGGGTAGCGGCCCTACACTCGGCCCATGCAGACCGTCCCCGAGGCCCTCGCCGGGCACCGTTCCATCCGCAAGTACCGGCCCGACCCCATCCCGCAGGCCATCATCGACGAGGTGCTGCACGAGGCCATCACGGGCACATCTTCGTCGGGCAATCTCAACAGCTATTCGCTGGTCCTGACCCGCGATCCGGGGCGCAAGCGGCGGCTGTACGAGCTGCACGGGGAGCAGGAGTTCGTGTTGCAAGCGCCGCTGGTGGTCACCTTCTGCGCGGACTGGCACCGGACGAGGACGTGGCTGCGGCGGCGCGGGGCACGGGACAACTTCGGCAACCTGCTGGGCTACCACGTGGGGGCCTTCGACGCCGTGCTGCTGTCGCAGAGCGTGAGCCTGGGCTTCGAGGCCCGTGGGTACGGCATCTGCTACATGGGCACCACCCTGAACGCGATGCGCGAAATTGCCGAGTTTCTGAGCCTCCCCGAAAGCTGCGTGCCCGTGACCAGCCTCGTCGTGGGCGTGCCCGACGAGGCTCCTGGCAAGCGCGACCGCCTGCCGCTGCGGGCCTTCGTCCACGACGAGACGTACCGGGTGCCGGACGCGGCCGAGCTGGACGACCTCTACCTCGAGCGCGAGGTGCGCGGCTGGGAGCGCTACATGGCCGACCCCCGGCTGCGG from Deinococcus sp. HSC-46F16 encodes:
- a CDS encoding DUF1028 domain-containing protein; the protein is MTFSIVGRDPVTGDLGVAVASKFLAVGALVPFARAGVGAVATQSYVNPNYGPDGLRLLSQGLSPEEVAAEFRRTDPDIAQRQFGIVGADGRSVTFSGEGCHAWAGGFTGPDVAIQGNILTGPEVVEAMRVEWEAAEGQPLPRRLLAALRAGDAAGGDKRGRQSAALLCVGPRRGYGGLTDDWVNLRADDHADPGEELERLLGIHDLLFGRPGSTRELTGEELEWLRALLIVQDHATSLPAGPWDPETEAAAWALYGTENLEERWVPGGQFDPVALAYLAERYGDEVRPAPLSPQEREAPAGE
- a CDS encoding 3-keto-5-aminohexanoate cleavage protein, giving the protein MLLKACLNGDRPAGSHPALPVTPLELAQAARDAVEAGAGALHLHPRDGEGRESLEDGVVAAALGAVRAACPGIPVGISSGFWILPDVEAQLAVARAWTVRPDFVSVNWHEAHAVALAETLLGLDVGVEAGVWTVDAARASLAWPGRDRALRVLVEVMDREPSGARMEAAAILNLLDGADRTPPRLLHGAGPSAWSLLEEAGRLGLDTRVGLEDTLTLPDGTPALDNADLVRVARAVLASAG
- the pyrF gene encoding orotidine-5'-phosphate decarboxylase; translated protein: MTPPPTFAALVTDRTRRLGTRLCVGLDPRLSLYRDPAHLRGHTLDVLEATAPYAACVKPQLAFFEALGLPGFTLLEEVCAAARTLGLPVLLDGKRGDIGSTAEAYAQGWLAGGHAGDALTVNPFLGFGTLTPFVEAARANGGAVFVLVKTSNPDQADLQGGGLSERVAAEVARLGAEEEGEYASVGAVVGATHPGDLAAFRTAMPRALLLLPGLGAQGAAAADLTPAFHPGGTGALASASRAVQYAQGLSVVASRDAAQRLRNELNAALT
- a CDS encoding SDR family oxidoreductase; this translates as MKPKPLKEQVIVITGASSGIGLSTARLAAHEGARLVLAARSEEALRQLADELTAAGRQAVPVVADVSREEDVARIAEVAQSSFGGFDTWVNNAGVGMYGRLLESDVEDMRRLFDINFWGVVYGSRVAVSHLRERGGTLINVGSVVSEQAIPLQGAYGASKHAVKAFTDTLRMELEHDGVPVTVTLIKPGPIDTPFPLHARSYLPTEPKHVPPVYAPEVVARAILHAAAKPTRELFVGGGGKGMAASGMLAPAATEKLMAEVALPGMQSDRPPLPEEAHILYHPSGKLEERGDYDGTVRGTSAYTAAARNRGLILGLAGVALAAVALGRARR
- a CDS encoding aldo/keto reductase, coding for MTTYRKLGRSGLHLFPLGLGSMQFGWSADEAASFELMDAYAEAGGNFIDTADIYTTWTPGNPGGVSEEIIGRWLKSRGRRDDMVIATKVRGPMGEGGREGRDSIHQREGLSRRWILKACEDSLQRLGVDHIDLYQAHWVDNQTPIEETMEAFTELVKRGYVRYLGASNYSAWRLMQALWTSDKKGLESFVSLQPEYSLLSPTRANFERELGRVCVEYGLGVIPWSPLGGGMLTGKYKRGAPLPDSVRAEGNARSRFSDRNFDIVETLEAVAGRHGAKPAQVALAWMLAQPGVTAPIIGANSVAQLTDLLGTLDLTLTPDDLAEISRVSDWERARTELER
- a CDS encoding replication-associated recombination protein A, whose amino-acid sequence is MTLFDPPAPLAERLRPRTVSEVVGQTHLLGPGKPLTRLLASRRLGSLILWGPPGVGKTTLARLIAGEVGAHFIPLSAVSAGVKDVREAVAEAERLRGRGQRTILFLDEIHRFNKAQQDALLPHVESGLLTLVGATTENPSFEVNPALRSRARTLVLEPLSHEDVRGLLERALSDPRGLPGVTAQPEALDLLARLADGDARRALSTLEVAATLAEPVTPEAVTEAFGRHLPAMDKSGEDFYNLISALHKSVRGSHVDASLYWLARMIEGGADTMYVARRIVRMAAEDIGLADPQALRLAVAARDTAEFLGSPEGDLALAQAVVYLALAPKSNSVYVAWKNALNAVREGDNLPIPLHLRNAPTALMRGQGYGKGYAYYFDDPEGSFEQNYLPDGVQLDLYEPTGEGWEARVAERWRKLREAHGEAGEE
- a CDS encoding nitroreductase family protein translates to MQTVPEALAGHRSIRKYRPDPIPQAIIDEVLHEAITGTSSSGNLNSYSLVLTRDPGRKRRLYELHGEQEFVLQAPLVVTFCADWHRTRTWLRRRGARDNFGNLLGYHVGAFDAVLLSQSVSLGFEARGYGICYMGTTLNAMREIAEFLSLPESCVPVTSLVVGVPDEAPGKRDRLPLRAFVHDETYRVPDAAELDDLYLEREVRGWERYMADPRLRAKAEEGGITSLAQFYTSPYKYDPDRHAADSARIAAFLAEHGFLPEGTR